The following DNA comes from Streptomyces globosus.
ACGAACCTGTTCCTCGACATGGTCCGCCGCAAGCAGCGGATCCGGTTCGACGCGCTCGGGGAGGACGCCGCGGAGCGGCTGGCGAGCCGCGAGCCGTCCCCGCAGCAGGTGCTCCACGACACGCACTTCGACGCGGACGTGCAGCAGGCGCTGGACACCCTCGCGCCCGAGTTCCGCGCGGCGGTGGTGCTCTGCGACATCGAGGGCCTGTCCTACGAGGAGATCGCCGCGACGCTCGGCGTGAAGCTGGGCACCGTCCGCAGCCGCATCCACCGGGGCCGCTCGCACCTGCGCAAGGCGCTCAAGCACCGCTCGCCCGAGGCCAGGGCCGAGCAGCGGGCGCTGGCCGGGGTGGCCGTGGGCGTCCCGGGCAGCGGGGGAGAGGGCGGAGCCCCGTGACCGGAGTCAGTCCGTCCCCTGCCGAGCAGCACCTGGGCGACCGCCTTGCCGCCCTGGTGGACGGGGAGTTGAGCCACGACACGCGGGAGCGGGTGCTGGCGCACCTCGCGACCTGCCCCAAGTGCAGGGCGGAGGCGGATGCGCAGCGCCGCCTCAAGGCCATGTTCGTCGAGAGCGCGCCGCCGCCGCTGTCCGCCGGGCTGCTGGCCCGGCTCCAGGGACTGCCCGGCGAGGGGCCTGCGGGACCGCCCGGCGGGGACCTGTTCGGGTACCGGGTGCCCGAACCGCCGCAGGAGGGCTTCCGCATCGCCGAGGTCGGGCGGCCCCGGCGGCGCCTCGCCTTCGTCGCCGCCGGAGCGGTGTCCCTGGCGGCGATCGCCCTGGGCGGGACGTACCCGCTGAACACGATCGAGCCGAACGTGCGGGGCGAGTCACCCGCGACCCGGCCCGGCACTGCCGTGCCGGCGGCCCCCGCCTCCGGGTCCGGCCCGGCCCCCGGCAGCGCTCCGGGCGGCGCCGTGTCCGTTGCCGACGCGGTCGTGCGCGACCGGGCGCGGCGCCCCGGCCCCACCGCCGACCCCCAGGAGGAAGGCCCGCTCCCTCCGCTCCACCCGTCCGCCCCCACACCCTCCCGCCCGGTCTCGCTCCTCCGCTGACCCGGGCCGCCCGCCCCGTCCTGTCCCGGCCCGGCCGGGACAGGCCGCGGCTGCCGCCTCCGGGGAACCCGCGGGCCCTGCCGCCGGGGGCGCCGGGCCTGCGGGGTCCGGCAGGGCACCCGCCGCGCTGTCGGGCCGTCCGCGCGGCCCACCGCCCTGCGGCGCAGGGCGCCGGCACCGCGGGCAGGACCGGCGCCCCTGCGACGAGCGGACCTCGGGCCGCCATCCTCCGCCGCGCGCCGACCTGGTTGAATCTCCGGCAGGTGCGCCGCCCTGCGGCGGCAGGCAATCCGGGGAGCGCCCATGGCCGACGAGCAACAGTCCCAGCCGACTCCGCCACGGCGGACCGGCCCCGCCGAGGCCCCGGCGGCGGCACCGGCAGCCGCCGCATGCCCGAACCCCGCCCCACCCGCCGAGCCCGGCCCGGTCCCGGCCGCCGGGCCCGCTGCCGTCCCGGCCGCTGCCGCGGACGGACGGCCCGCCGGGCCAGATCCCGTACCGCTCGCGAAGGCCGGCCCCGTGCCCGCCGTTTCGGACGGGCATCCCGCCGACGCCCGGCCGGTTCCGCCGGCTGCCTCGGAGGAGCCGTCCGTCGAACCCGGGCCGGTGGTGCTCCCCGCTCAGGACGCGGCCCCCGCCGAGGGCGGGTCCGGCTCGGGGGCCGGGCAGCGCGCGTACGACCCGTGGCAGGCGGGGGCGTTCAGCATGCCCGATCAGGGCGCGGCGGCTCGGGGGACGGTCGTACGGCTGCGGCATGCCGTCGCCCTCGGGCTCGGGATCGCCCTGCTCGCCGGCGGCGTCGGCGGCTGGCTCGGGGTGCTCGCCGAGCGGCGCAGCAGCACCCGCCTCGAACTCCCGCAGGCCGCGGCCGAGAACAGGGACCGGGCCCCGGACAGCGTCGCCGGGATCGCCGCGGCCGCGCTGCCCGGCGTCGTCACCCTCCACGTCCGCGGCAGCGGTTCCGGCGGCACCGGCACCGGGTTCGTCCTCGACGGCCAGGGCCACATCCTCACCAACCACCACGTCGTGGCCGGAGCCAAGGACGTCACCGTCACCTTCAGCACCGGCGAGAGCACCACCGCCTCCGTCGTCGGCCGCGACAGCGGCTACGACCTCGCCGTCGTCCGCGTCTCCGGCGTCCGCGGGCTGAAGCCCCTGACCCTCGGCAACTCCGACGGCGTCCGGGTCGGCGACCCCGTCGTCGCCATCGGTGCCCCCTTCGACCTGTCCAACACCGTCACCGCCGGCATCATCAGCGCCACCGGCCGGCCCATCACCGCCGGCGGCGACAAGGACGGCAGCGACATCAGCTACGTCGACGCCCTCCAGACCGACGCGCCGATCAACCCCGGCAACTCCGGCGGCCCGCTGCTCGACGCCCAGGCCCGTGTGATCGGCATCAACAGCGCCATACGCGGAGCCGAGAAGACCGGTTCCGACCGGCAGAGCGGCAGTATCGGCCTCGGCTTCGCCATTCCCGTGAACCAGGGCAAGCGCGTCGCCGAGGAGCTCATCCGCACCGGACGCGCCACCCACCCCGTCATCGGCGTCACCCTCGACATGCAGTACCCCGGCGCCGGCGCCCGCGTCGGCGCGCAGGGCGAGGGCGGCAGGCCCGCCGTCACCCCCGGCGGACCCGCCGCCCGGGCCGGCATCCGACCCGGCGACGTGATCACCAAGGTCGACGGTGTGCGCGTGCACGGCGGGGACGAGCTCATCGTCAAGGTCCGCGCCCGCCGCCCCGGCGACCCGCTCCGCCTCACCCTCCTGCGGGACGGCCGCGAGCAGACCGTCCGGCTCGTGCTCGGTTCCGCGGAGGGGTCGTGACCCGCTGCCGAACCGGGGATGATGGTGGACCGATGTAGGGCCCGGGGCGCCCGGCCGGGTACCGTTGTCGTGGCCCGACGTGGAGAGAGCCGAGGAGCGGCAAGGTGTTCAACGACATAGGCGCACTCGAGCTGGTCACCATCGTGGTCCTCGCCATCCTCGTCTTCGGACCGGACAAACTGCCGAAGGTCGTCCAGGACGTCGCCGGCTTCGTCCGCAAGATCCGCGCCTTCTCCGACAGCGCCAAGCAGGACATCCGCTCCGAGCTCGGACCGGACTTCAAGGACTTCGAGTTCGAGGACCTCAACCCCAAGACGTTCATCCGCAAGCAGCTCTCCACCAACGAGGACCTCAGCGACATCCGCAGCAGCTTCGACCTCCGCCAGGAGCTGAACGACGTCACCGACGCCGTCAACGGCCGCGACCCGGAGCCCGCGCCGGCTCCCGCAGGCTCCGGCCCGGACCTGGTGAAGAAGCCCGCCGCCCCGTCCTCCGAGCAGCGCACTCCGTTCGACGCCGACGCCACCTGAGCCCCGTCCTGCCCGGCGATCCGCGGTCCGGTGGCTATCCTCCATGAGTCCGGACCCAGGACGCCCGAGGGGGGCGGGCCGTTCCGGACCCCACGGAACGAGAGGCCCCATCGATGGAGACGACGAGCAGTAGCCGGGTCGGCGCACAGCCCGCCGAAGCACCCGAAGCACCCGCCGCCGCACCCGCCGCGACCGCCCCGCCGGCCACACCCGCCGCCCCTGCCGCGGCGGTCCCGCACACCGCCGCTCCGCCCCACGAGGAGACCGCGGCCGCCCCCGTCCCGGCCGCCCGACGCACCGCCGGCGACGGCTTCCGCCGCGCCGGCTTCCCCTGGTACGGGCTGGACGACGCCTTCACCGGACACCGCTGGCTGATGCAGGTCGGCACCGGCGCCGACGGCAGCGTCGAGCACGGCTCCACCGGCCACGGCGACGAACCGTCCGTCCGCGGCGAACTCGCCACCGGCGAGAAGGAGCGCTTCGCGGTCGTCGTGACCGTCGCGGCGAACCCGCTGCGCCGCAGCAGCGACGGCACGGGAGTCCTGGAGGCCACCTCGGTCTCCTCCGCCGCCTGGCTGGCCGGCTCCGGCCTGCTCGCGTACAGCTGGCCCGGCCAGATGGACCACACCCTGCGCGACGACTGGCTGGAACAGCAGACCGAGGCGGCCTGGGAGCTCGCCGACCACCTCGACGGCCCGGACTGGTCGACGCTGTCGCTGCCCGTCGACGGCGAGCCGACCCCCTTCCACTACCGCGAGTCCGAGTTCGGCTGGGTCCTCGCCGGCACCACCCCCGCGGGCGTCCACCTCGGCGCGTACGGCCGCGGCATGAGCGCCTACGGGATCGGCTTCGCCGTCATCGGCGACCTCGCCGCGTACGAGTAGCCGCACCCGGACACGCCGAAGGGGGCACCGCCGCCGGCGGTGCCCCCTTCGTCCGAACGCCTCAGAACTTGTTGCGCGGGGTGATCCCCAGCGACATGCCGGCCAGGCCGCGCGCCCGGCCGCCCAGCTTGCCCGCGATCGTGCGCAGCGCGGCACCCGCCGGGGAGTCCGGGTCGGACAGGACGACCGGCCTGCCCTCGTCGCCGCCCTCCCGCAGCCGGACGTCGATCGGGATGGAGCCCAGGACCGGCACGGTCGCGCCGACCGTCTTCGTCAGGCCGTCGGCGACCTTCTGGCCGCCGCCGGTGCCGAACACGTCGACCATCTCGTCGCAGTGCGGGCACGGCAGCCCGGACATGTTCTCCACCACGCCGACGATCTTCTGGTGGGTCTGGACGGCGATCGAGCCGGCCCGCTCGGCGACCTCGGCCGCGGCCTGCTGCGGGGTCGTCACGACGAGGATCTCCGCGTTCGGCACGAGCTGCGCCACCGAGATCGCGATGTCGCCGGTGCCCGGCGGCAGGTCCAGCAGCAGCACGTCCAGGTCGCCCCAGAAGACGTCCGCGAGGAACTGCTGGAGCGCGCGGTGCAGCATCGGGCCGCGCCAGACGACCGGCGCGTTGCCCGGGGTGAACATGCCGATGGAGATGACCTTCACGCCGTTCGCCGACGGCGGCATGATCATGTTCTCGACCTGGGTGGGCCGCCCGTCCACGCCGAGCATGCGGGGCACACTGTGGCCGTAGATGTCCGCGTCGACGACACCGACCTTCAGGCCGTCCGCCGCCATCGCCGCAGCGAGGTTCACCGTCACCGACGACTTGCCGACGCCGCCCTTGCCGGACGCGACCGCGTACACGCGGGTCAGCGAGCCCGGCTTGGCGAACGGCACCTCGCGCTCGGCGGTGCCGCCGCGCAGGGTGGCCGCCAGCTCCTTGCGCTGCTCGTCGCTCATCACGTCCAGCGTCACCTCCACGGAGGTGACCCCGGGAACCTTCGCGACCGCGTCCGAGACGTTCTTGGTGATGGTCTCCCGCATGGGGCAGCCCGACACCGTGAGGTAGACCGTGACCGCGACCGCGCCGCCGTCGCCGATCTCCACCGATTTGACCATGCCGAGCTCGGTGATCGGCCGGTGGATCTCGGGGTCGTTCACCGTCGCCAGCGCGTCCAGGATCGCGTCCTGCTCGGGCACGGCGGCGGAGCTTGTGTCGGTAGCCATGCGTCGATGGTACGGCGCGGTAGCGTGCCTCCGGAAAGGCCGCTAGCGGTCGCCTTCGTCACTCTCCTGCGGGAACATCCGCCGGTCGTCCATCTCCTTGATCAGGTCCTGGAACTCCGAGCGGATCCAGTCGCGTGTCGCGACCTCGCCCAGGCCCATCCGCAGCGCCGCGATCTCCCGCGTCAGGTACTCGGTGTCGGCGATGGACCGCTCGTTCTGCTTGCGGTCCTGCTCCAGGTTGACGCGGTCGCGGTCGTCCTGCCGGTTCTGCGCGAGGAGGATCAGCGGGGCCGCGTACGAGGCCTGAAGCGACAGCATCAGCGTCAGGAAGATGAAGGGGTACTGGTCCCAGCGCAGGTGCGCCGGCGCGAACACGTTCCACAGCACCCAGAGCACGATGACCAGCGTCATCCAGACGATGAACCGGCCCGTGCCGAGGAAGCGCGCCACCCGCTCTGACAGCCGGCCGAACGCCTCCGGGTCGTACACCGGCAGCAGCCGCCGCCGGTCCGCGCGCGGCTGGTCCAGCCGTACGCGCGCCGAGCGGGTCAGTGCGCTCGACCCCGTCGCGGCGGCCCGCGACCGCAGCCGCTCGGAGGCCTCCTCCTCCCGGCCGCTCAGCCCGTGCTCCCGCGCGTCCTCGCGGGCGTGCTCCCGCGCCAGCTCGCGCCGCACCCGCAGCTGCTCGCGGCGCCGCTCGCGCGCCGGGTCGCCCCGCCGCTCACCGCCCACCGGAGACCTCCTCGGAGTGGAGGTCCGTCTCCCGCCAGTCGTCCGGCAGCAGGTGGTCCAGCACGTCGTCCACGGTCACCGCGCCCAGCAGCGCGCCGCCCTCGTCGACGACGGGCACGGCGACCATGTTGTACGCGGCCAGGTAGCTCGTCACGGCCGGCAGCGAGGCGTCCGGCCGCAGCGGCGGCAGGTCCGTGTCGACGATCGAGCTGACCAGCGTGAACGGCGGATCGCGCAGCAGCCGCTGGAAGTGCACCGTGCCCAGGTACTTGCCCGTCGGCGTCTCGTCCGGCGGCCGGCACACGTACACCTGCGCGGCCAGCGCCGGCGACAGGTCGGCCTGCCGGACCCGCGCCAGGGCGTCCGCGACCGTCGCGTCGGGCCGCAGCACGATCGGCTCCGTCGTCATCAGGCCGCCGGCCGTGTTCTCCTCGTACGACAGCAGCCGGCGCATGTCCGCGGCGTCGTCCGGCCGCATCAGGGTCAGCAGCCGCTCCTTGTCGTCCTCGGGCAGCTCCGACAGCAGGTCGGCGGCGTCGTCCGGGTCCATCGCCTCCAGGACGTCCGCGGCGCGCTCCTCCTTCAGCTTGCCGATGATCTCGACCTGCTCGTCCTCGGGCAGCTCCTCCAGGACGTCCGCGAGCCGGTCGTCGTCGAGGGCGCTCGCCACCTCGGCGCGCCGCTTCGGCGTCAGGTGGTGCAGGACGTTCGCCACGTCCGCCGGGCGCATCTGCTCGAAGGTGGCGACCAGGTTCTCGGCGCCCTGCCCCTCCTCCTCCAGCGAGAAGCCGGTCACGGCCGACCACTCCACGGTCAGCGTCTCGCCGCGGCGGCGCAGCGCGCCCCCCTTGCCCTTGCGCACGAAGATCTTGTCGATCTCCCAGTCGCGGCGGGCCGGCAGCTGCTGGATGGCCACGTCCAGGACGGTCGCCTCCTCGCCGGTCGCGGTCAGCCGCACCCGCCGGTCCAGGAGCTCGCCGAGGACCAGGCGCTCCGTCGGCCGCTGCTCGAACCGCCGCATGTTCACCACGCCGGTGGTGATGACCTGGCCCGACTCCACGCCCGTCACCCGCGTCATCGGCAGGAAGATCCGGCGCCGGCTGACCACCTCGACCACCAGCCCCAGCAGCCGCGGCGGCCGCCCGCCGACGCGCAGCATCGCCACGAGGTCGCGGACCCGGCCCACCCGGTCGCCGTTGGGATCGAACACGGGCACACCCGACAGATGCGAGACGAAGATCCGCGGGGCGCCTCCGGCCATTCCAGCGCCTCCCAGAGTGTCGGTCCACGGTCCTGCCTGCCGTCCCTCAGGCTAGCCCGTGGGCTGTACGGCCGTCCTGGTGGGGCCGTCCGCCCGGGGTGCGCCGCCGGCCGCCCGCCCGCCGGCCGCGGGCACCCTCCGACCGACGGCCTACGGGCGGGTACGCTGCCTGCTGCCCCAGCAAGCACGACGAGAGGCACCCGCCGTGACCGCCCATTCCCCCGCCGCACGGCTGCGCCGCGCCGCCGTCGCCGGTGTCGTCCTCGCGGGCCTCGCTGTCGCCGGGACGGGCTGCGGCGCGGACCCCGACGAAGGCACGAACGGCGTCGGCAAGCTCTCTGCGGCCCAGATCGAGGGCAAGGCGAAGGCCGCCGCCGGCGCCGCCTCCTCCGTGCACCTGTCGGGCACCCTCGTCAGCAGCGGAAAAACCTTCACCCTCGACATGCGCCTCGGCAAGGAGGGCGGCTCCGGCGAGGTGAAGTCCAAGGAGGACACCTTCCAGCTGCTCCGCATCGGCGACCAGCTCTACCTCAAGGCGAGCGCCGCCTTCTGGGGGACCTCCGAGGCGGCCGGGAAGCTCGGCGACAAGTACGTGAAGGTCCCCGAGAGCGACCCCACCTACAAGCAGTTCCGCGGCTTCACCGACATGCACGTCCTGCTCGACGGGCTCCTCGGCCTCGACGGCAAGCTCGCCAAGGGCGACTACACCAAGGTCGGCCCCACGCGCGCCGTCCAGGTCACCGCCGACAAGGGCAGGGGCGGAAAGCTGGCGGTCTCCCTGGAGGGCACCCCCTACCCGCTGCGGATGGAGCGCGCCGGCGGAGCGGGCACCGTCGACCTGGGCGACTGGGGGCAGCCGGTGCAGCTGGACCCGCCGCCGGCGGACCAGACCCTCGACTACGGCTCCCAGCTGCCGACGACGAAGGAGTCCGGCAGCGGCAGCCCGGCCCCGGCGCCGACCGGCAAGGGGTCGGGGCAGGGCTCCAACCCGACGGGGTAGGCCCTACGCCCCGCGGTCGGCCTTCCGCCGCTTCAGCAGCAGCTTCGGCAGGCCCGCCGGGACGGGCCGCCGCGTCACCGCCGGCGAGCCGACCGGCACGGCGGCCAGCGACCCGTCGGGCAGGTCGGTGCTCGCCGCGACCGGCTCCAGGCGCAGCACCCGGCACTCGCGCGCCCAGCGCGCCGTCATCTCCTCGGAGTCGGGGGCGTTCAGCCGCTTGCCCTTCAGCTCCGCCACCGCCGCCTCCCACGCGCCGCCGCCGGGGGGCAGCTCCCGTACGGCCGCGGTCCAGGCCACCAGCCGGCCGCCCTTGTCCTTGCTGCGGACGGTGACCTCGGCCGTCGCCCCGTCGGCGAGGCCCGGCAGCGGCTGCTCGCCGGGGCCGTCGCCCAGCACGTGCGCCGCGCCGTCCACCCAGGCGTGCCACAGGGCGCGGTCGGCGCCGGCGCCGCGGACCCAGATCAGGCCGGACTTCTTGGTGGCCTCCTCGACGAGGGCCAGGTCGAGCGTGCTGAGAGTCATGCGGACCAGGGTAGGGGAGGGCCCGTACAGCCCGGACGGGTCCGGCGGCCGGCGCCCCGGCGGGTGCTACAGCCAGCCGTGGCGGCGCAGTGCCCGGTGGATGGTGAAGCAGATGCCGACGATGCTCGCCATCACCATCGGGTAGCCGTACTCCCACTTGAGCTCGGGCATGTGCTCGAAGTTCATCCCGTACACGCCGCAGATCATGGTCGGCACGGCGATGATGGCCGCCCAGGAGGTGATCTTGCGCATGTCCTCGTTCTGCGCGACGGTCGCCTGGGCGAGGTTGGCCTGGAGGATCGAGTTCAGCAGCTCGTCGAAGCCGACGACCTGCTCGTGGACGCGCGCCAGGTGGTCGGCGACGTCGCGGAAGTACTTCTGGATGTCCGGGTCCACCAGCCGCATCGGGCGCTCGCTGAGCAGCTCCATCGGCCGCAGCAGCGGGGCCACGGCCCGCTTGAACTCCAGCACCTCCCGCTTGAGCTGGTAGATGCGGCCGGCGTCGCCGCCGCGCGCGACGCCCTTGGCGGGCGCGGCGAACACCGCGTTCTCCACCTCGTCGATGTCGTCCTGCACCGCCGCCGCGACCGCGATGTACCCGTCGACGACGTGGTCGGCGATCGAGTGCAGGACCGCCGAGGGGCCCTTGGCCAGCAGCTCGGGGTCGTCCTGGAGGCGGTGGCGCAGGCCCCGCAGCGAGCCCTGCCCGCCGTGCCGGACCGTGATCACGAAGTCGGTGCCGGTGAAGCACATCACCTCGCCGGTCTCCACGACCTCGCTGGTCGCCGTCAGTTCCGCGTGCTCCACGTAGTGGATCGTCTTGAACACGGTGAAGAGGGTGTCGTCGTAGCGCTCCAGCTTCGGCCGCTGGTGGGCGTGGACGGCGTCCTCGACGGCCAGCGGGTGCAGGCCGAAGACGGCGGCGATCCCCGCGAACTCCTCCTCCGTCGGCTCGTGCAGGCCGATCCAGGCGAAGCCGCCGTCCTCGCGGACCCGCCGGATCGCCTCACGGGGCGTCAGGCAGGCCGAGCCGAGGGCGCGCCGGCCGTCGCGGTACACCGCGCAGTCGACCACGGCGCTGCTCGCCGAGGGGTCGCGGGTGGCGTCGTAGCCGGGCTGGACGGGGTTGGACCTGCGCAGCGCCGGTCGGACGGCGGCACGGAGGTAGGGCAGCATCGACATGGCAGGCTCCTTCGCACGCACGGCCGCGGCCGTGCGGGGTGGGAGATCCCTCCGGTGGACGCGGACTGCCGGCGGCGGGCGCGCCGGCAGGGGCGGAGGGAAAGGGACGGGAGGACAGACGTTCCGCCGTCGCTCTTCTGCTGATCGGATGATCAAACGGGGCAGGGTGCGCCCGTACCAGGGGCGGAAGAGCGATTGGTACTGCACGATCGACTTCGGTCCACGGCAGTCCCCACCTCCTCCGGCCGGTCCCCCGTGGGGGACGTCCTGTCGCCGGGGCCCCGAGGCACCGCTTCTGCGGTGCGGCCCCGACCAGCGGTCAACACTATCAGCCGACGGATGGTCAAGACCCGCCCTTTACCCGCCTGATACGAGTTCTATGCTCGGCGCATGGCAGAAATTCTGGCTCTCGTCGAAGCCCGGCTGCGCAGCGCCCTCGGCGAGCCCGACGCCCGCGCCGCCGTCACGTTCCTCGGCACCGACCGCATCGAGGTGCTCCGCTTCACCGGGGACGGCCTGGTGCGGTACGCGACCCTCGGCATGTCCGCGTCCCCGATGGCCGACCCGACCGCCGTGGTCGCCGACCCGCTGCGCGGGCCGCGGGCCGAGCTGGTGCTGACGGTGCGGGCGGGCCTGGCGCCCACCGACCGGGTGCTGCGGCCGCTCGCCGTGCTCGCCGCCTCGCCGCAGGTCGAGGGGCTGGTGGTGGCGCCCGGTGCGTCGCTCGACGTGGGCGAGCCGCTGTGGGAGGGCGCGCCGTTCACCTCGGTGCTCGTCGCGGAGCCCGGCGGGCTCGTCGAGGACCTCGAACTGGACGAGCCGATGGAGCCGGTGCGGTTCCTTCCGCTCCTGCCGATGACGGCGAACGAGGCCGCCTGGAAGCGGGTCCACGGCGCGGCGGCCCTCCAGGAGAGGTGGCTGGCGCGGGGGACGGACCTGCGCGACCCGCTGCGTACGTCCGTGGCGCTGGACTGAGGCATCCGACCGGGTGATCGTGTCTTGACGGGGCGCCGGGCGGGGAGGAGCGTGGCTTCCTATGAGGGGCGAACCGAGTTGCCCGAAGTGCGGTGGCCGGGTCAGGGCGCCCGGACTCTTCTCCGACTCCTGGCAGTGCGCGGTGCACGGCGCGGTGCACCCCCTGCAGCCCGTCGTCCCGCCCAGCGTCGAGGCCCTGGAGGTCGTCGTGCACCGGGCCCGGGTCCCGGTGTGGATGCCGTGGCCGCTGCCGGTGGGGTGGCTGTTCACGGGGGTGGCGGCGGCGGGTGACGACCGCAGCGGGGGCAGGGCGACCGCCGTGGCCTGCTCCGGGCCCGGACCGCTGGGCGGCCCCGGCGAGTTGCTGCTGATCGCCGAGGAGCTGGGCGTCGGGCTCGGCTCCCGCTACGCCGGCATCGACGGCCCCGACCCCGGTTCCGCCATCGACGTCTCCTCCCCGCCGCACGCCAAGGTCGTCGCGGGCGGCCGGCCGACACCGCTGTGGCACGTGAACGGGGCCCCCGAGGACCGGGCCGTCTTCGCCGGGGAGGCGCGGGGCCTGTGGCTGTGGGCCGTCGCCTGGCCCGAGCAGTCGGGCCTCCTGATGTACGACGAACTGGTCCTGACGGACCTGCGCGAGGCGGGTGCGGAGGTGGACATGCTGCCCTGCGGG
Coding sequences within:
- a CDS encoding sec-independent translocase; this encodes MFNDIGALELVTIVVLAILVFGPDKLPKVVQDVAGFVRKIRAFSDSAKQDIRSELGPDFKDFEFEDLNPKTFIRKQLSTNEDLSDIRSSFDLRQELNDVTDAVNGRDPEPAPAPAGSGPDLVKKPAAPSSEQRTPFDADAT
- the sigE gene encoding RNA polymerase sigma factor SigE encodes the protein MVGAPLDTTRADRGGAAAPVDRGGVWRRLFWSAGEPKSVTDTADRFHSAVTAPTATFAADAGPQAWTPPTWEEIVSTHSARVYRLAYRLTGNQHDAEDLTQEVFVRVFRSLSTYTPGTFEGWLHRITTNLFLDMVRRKQRIRFDALGEDAAERLASREPSPQQVLHDTHFDADVQQALDTLAPEFRAAVVLCDIEGLSYEEIAATLGVKLGTVRSRIHRGRSHLRKALKHRSPEARAEQRALAGVAVGVPGSGGEGGAP
- a CDS encoding suppressor of fused domain protein — translated: MAEILALVEARLRSALGEPDARAAVTFLGTDRIEVLRFTGDGLVRYATLGMSASPMADPTAVVADPLRGPRAELVLTVRAGLAPTDRVLRPLAVLAASPQVEGLVVAPGASLDVGEPLWEGAPFTSVLVAEPGGLVEDLELDEPMEPVRFLPLLPMTANEAAWKRVHGAAALQERWLARGTDLRDPLRTSVALD
- a CDS encoding magnesium transporter MgtE N-terminal domain-containing protein encodes the protein MAGGAPRIFVSHLSGVPVFDPNGDRVGRVRDLVAMLRVGGRPPRLLGLVVEVVSRRRIFLPMTRVTGVESGQVITTGVVNMRRFEQRPTERLVLGELLDRRVRLTATGEEATVLDVAIQQLPARRDWEIDKIFVRKGKGGALRRRGETLTVEWSAVTGFSLEEEGQGAENLVATFEQMRPADVANVLHHLTPKRRAEVASALDDDRLADVLEELPEDEQVEIIGKLKEERAADVLEAMDPDDAADLLSELPEDDKERLLTLMRPDDAADMRRLLSYEENTAGGLMTTEPIVLRPDATVADALARVRQADLSPALAAQVYVCRPPDETPTGKYLGTVHFQRLLRDPPFTLVSSIVDTDLPPLRPDASLPAVTSYLAAYNMVAVPVVDEGGALLGAVTVDDVLDHLLPDDWRETDLHSEEVSGGR
- a CDS encoding DUF1003 domain-containing protein; protein product: MSGREEEASERLRSRAAATGSSALTRSARVRLDQPRADRRRLLPVYDPEAFGRLSERVARFLGTGRFIVWMTLVIVLWVLWNVFAPAHLRWDQYPFIFLTLMLSLQASYAAPLILLAQNRQDDRDRVNLEQDRKQNERSIADTEYLTREIAALRMGLGEVATRDWIRSEFQDLIKEMDDRRMFPQESDEGDR
- a CDS encoding anti-sigma factor family protein; the encoded protein is MTGVSPSPAEQHLGDRLAALVDGELSHDTRERVLAHLATCPKCRAEADAQRRLKAMFVESAPPPLSAGLLARLQGLPGEGPAGPPGGDLFGYRVPEPPQEGFRIAEVGRPRRRLAFVAAGAVSLAAIALGGTYPLNTIEPNVRGESPATRPGTAVPAAPASGSGPAPGSAPGGAVSVADAVVRDRARRPGPTADPQEEGPLPPLHPSAPTPSRPVSLLR
- a CDS encoding S1C family serine protease, encoding MPAVSDGHPADARPVPPAASEEPSVEPGPVVLPAQDAAPAEGGSGSGAGQRAYDPWQAGAFSMPDQGAAARGTVVRLRHAVALGLGIALLAGGVGGWLGVLAERRSSTRLELPQAAAENRDRAPDSVAGIAAAALPGVVTLHVRGSGSGGTGTGFVLDGQGHILTNHHVVAGAKDVTVTFSTGESTTASVVGRDSGYDLAVVRVSGVRGLKPLTLGNSDGVRVGDPVVAIGAPFDLSNTVTAGIISATGRPITAGGDKDGSDISYVDALQTDAPINPGNSGGPLLDAQARVIGINSAIRGAEKTGSDRQSGSIGLGFAIPVNQGKRVAEELIRTGRATHPVIGVTLDMQYPGAGARVGAQGEGGRPAVTPGGPAARAGIRPGDVITKVDGVRVHGGDELIVKVRARRPGDPLRLTLLRDGREQTVRLVLGSAEGS
- a CDS encoding DUF6758 family protein produces the protein MRGEPSCPKCGGRVRAPGLFSDSWQCAVHGAVHPLQPVVPPSVEALEVVVHRARVPVWMPWPLPVGWLFTGVAAAGDDRSGGRATAVACSGPGPLGGPGELLLIAEELGVGLGSRYAGIDGPDPGSAIDVSSPPHAKVVAGGRPTPLWHVNGAPEDRAVFAGEARGLWLWAVAWPEQSGLLMYDELVLTDLREAGAEVDMLPCGALSPRILGP
- a CDS encoding Mrp/NBP35 family ATP-binding protein, which produces MATDTSSAAVPEQDAILDALATVNDPEIHRPITELGMVKSVEIGDGGAVAVTVYLTVSGCPMRETITKNVSDAVAKVPGVTSVEVTLDVMSDEQRKELAATLRGGTAEREVPFAKPGSLTRVYAVASGKGGVGKSSVTVNLAAAMAADGLKVGVVDADIYGHSVPRMLGVDGRPTQVENMIMPPSANGVKVISIGMFTPGNAPVVWRGPMLHRALQQFLADVFWGDLDVLLLDLPPGTGDIAISVAQLVPNAEILVVTTPQQAAAEVAERAGSIAVQTHQKIVGVVENMSGLPCPHCDEMVDVFGTGGGQKVADGLTKTVGATVPVLGSIPIDVRLREGGDEGRPVVLSDPDSPAGAALRTIAGKLGGRARGLAGMSLGITPRNKF
- a CDS encoding magnesium and cobalt transport protein CorA, giving the protein MSMLPYLRAAVRPALRRSNPVQPGYDATRDPSASSAVVDCAVYRDGRRALGSACLTPREAIRRVREDGGFAWIGLHEPTEEEFAGIAAVFGLHPLAVEDAVHAHQRPKLERYDDTLFTVFKTIHYVEHAELTATSEVVETGEVMCFTGTDFVITVRHGGQGSLRGLRHRLQDDPELLAKGPSAVLHSIADHVVDGYIAVAAAVQDDIDEVENAVFAAPAKGVARGGDAGRIYQLKREVLEFKRAVAPLLRPMELLSERPMRLVDPDIQKYFRDVADHLARVHEQVVGFDELLNSILQANLAQATVAQNEDMRKITSWAAIIAVPTMICGVYGMNFEHMPELKWEYGYPMVMASIVGICFTIHRALRRHGWL